Proteins found in one Oncorhynchus gorbuscha isolate QuinsamMale2020 ecotype Even-year linkage group LG15, OgorEven_v1.0, whole genome shotgun sequence genomic segment:
- the LOC123996817 gene encoding excitatory amino acid transporter 1-like, which translates to MNEKPPNTASLFLNEDADKPPLPNRGLWRRLRRAMQKRAASTQDRMSTITKESIKGFLRRNLFVLLTIAAVALGVMLGFALRPHNLTLREIKYFAFPGELLMRMLQMLVLPLIVSSLVTGISSLDSKASGKMGMRAVGYYMVTTLIAVFIGIVIVIVIKPGKGHRDSPVASSGTIEPVQAADAFLDLIRNMFPPNLVEACFKQYKTVYKKTIHTKNVTVALSLTDSLNATEAALAVNMSRVLQTIQETVVEMIPVSGSSNGVNALGLVVFSMCFGLVIGSMKQQGQALRDFFDCLNEAIMRLVAIVIWYAPVGILFLIAAKIVEMKNLAEVGGQLGMYTMSVIVGLLIHGLFVLPLLYFLVTRKNPYTFMAGLLQALITALGTSSSSATLPITFRCLEENNRVDKRVTRFILPVGATINMDGTALYEAVAAIFIAQVNDMELNFGQILTISITATAASIGAAGIPQAGLVTMVIVLTSVGLPTEDITLIIAVDWFLDRLRTTTNVLGDSIGAGIVEHLSRQELQSQDVEVGNSVIEENEKPYQLICQKNDSVKHRNSETPM; encoded by the exons ATGAATGAGAAGCCCCCCAACACTGCCAGCCTTTTCCTGAACGAGGACGCCGACAAGCCCCCCCTCCCAAATCGAGGCCTCTGGCGGCGGCTACGTAGAGCTATGCAGAAGAGAGCGGCCAGCACCCAGGACAGGATGAGCACCATCACTAAGGAGAGCATCAAGGGCTTCCTGAGACGCAACCTCTTTGTCCTCCTCACCATCGCAGCAGTGGCTCTGG gtgtcaTGCTGGGTTTCGCCCTGCGGCCCCACAACCTGACCCTCAGGGAGATCAAGTACTTTGCCTTCCCTGGAGAGCTGCTGATGAGGATGCTGCAAATGCTGGTTCTGCCTCTCATCGTCTCCAGCCTGGTCACAG GTATTTCCTCTCTGGACAGCAAAGCGTCTGGGAAGATGGGAATGCGGGCTGTGGGTTATTACATGGTGACCACCCTCATCGCGGTCTTCATTGGCATCGTCATTGTGATTGTCATCAAACCAGGGAAAGGCCATAGGGACAGCCCAGTGGCCTCTAGCGGTACCATAGAGCCGGTACAAGCAGCCGACGCCTTCCTGGATCTCATCAG GAACATGTTCCCTCCTAATTTGGTGGAAGCCTGTTTCAAGCAG TACAAAACGGTCTACAAGAAGACCATCCACACGAAGAACGTGACTGTTGCCCTCAGTCTGACTGACTCCCTCAACGCTACAGAGGCTGCCTTGGCTGTTAACATGAGCAGAGTGCTGCAGACCATCCAG GAGACAGTGGTGGAGATGATCCCCGTGTCTGGTTCCTCTAACGGGGTGAACGCCCTGGGTCTGGTGGTGTTCTCAATGTGCTTCGGCCTGGTCATTGGCAGCATGAAGCAGCAGGGACAGGCCCTCAGGGACTTCTTCGACTGCCTCAACGAAGCTATCATGCGCCTGGTGGCCATCGTCATCTG gtatgCTCCAGTGGGCATCCTGTTCCTCATAGCAGCTAAGATCGTGGAGATGAAGAATCTGGCCGAGGTGGGAGGTCAGCTGGGGATGTACACTATGTCTGTCATCGTGGGTCTGCTCATCCACGGCTTGTTCGTCCTGCCCCTGCTCTACTTCCTGGTCACCAGGAAGAACCCCTACACTTTCATGGCTGGCCTTCTGCAGGCCCTCATCACAGCACTGGGAACATCCTCTAG CTCTGCCACCCTGCCCATCACCTTCCGCTGTCTGGAGGAGAACAACCGTGTGGACAAGAGAGTGACACGCTTCATCCTTCCCGTGGGTGCCACCATCAACATGGATGGCACTGCCCTCTACGAAGCCGTGGCAGCCATCTTCATCGCCCAAGTCAACGACATGGAACTCAACTTTGGCCAGATCCTCACCATCAG TATCACAGCAACAGCTGCCAGCATCGGCGCAGCAGGCATCCCACAGGCTGGTCTGGTTACCATGGTAATCGTATTGACATCGGTGGGACTACCCACAGAGGACATAACGCTGATCATTGCTGTGGATTGGTTCCT GGATCGCTTAAGGACTACCACCAACGTGCTGGGGGACTCTATCGGGGCAGGCATCGTGGAGCACCTGTCTCGCCAGGAGTTGCAGAGCCAGGATGTTGAGGTGGGCAACTCAGTGATTGAAGAGAATGAGAAGCCCTACCAGCTCATCTGCCAGAAAAACGACTCAGTGAAGCATCGCAACAGTGAGACCCCCATGTAG
- the LOC123998028 gene encoding C-C motif chemokine 17-like isoform X2, with protein sequence MPEMCLAQEQTEVKGKTVTVISLTVILLGSVEGNGVQMQRDVQCCMQYSQGKVRTKDVLRFEVQTEGPDCSIKAIILYTKKAVKCADPRDRKVKRLLRKLLQRQRTKAHRIMWLYPHGNLPVMSEDKKDGWDAFHVE encoded by the exons ATGCCGGAAATGTGTTTGGCTCAGGAGCAGACTGAAGTCAAGGGGAAG ACTGTGACTGTTATTTCTCTGACTGTCATTCTCCTGGGCTCGGTGGAAG gtAACGGGGTACAGATGCAGAGAGATGTTCAGTGCTGTATGCAGTACTCCCAGGGGAAAGTGCGCACCAAAGACGTGCTGAGGTTTGAGGTACAGACGGAGGGGCCAGACTGCAGTATAAAAGCCATCAT ACTGTACACCAAGAAGGCGGTGAAGTGTGCTGACCCCAGAGACCGAAAGGTCAAGAGGTTACTGAGGAAGTTGCTCCAGAGGCAGAGGACCAAAGCACATAGGATCATGTGGCTCTACCCTCATGGCAACCTGCCAGTCATGTCGGAG GACAAGAAGGATGGGTGGGATGCCTTCCATGTGGAATGA
- the LOC123998028 gene encoding uncharacterized protein LOC123998028 isoform X1 produces the protein MYYSLIRTRHLFDNSLVYKIMASTVAVSVAPTVSDPERCEGEEELRGLETEEESNQHTGPVAAPSQNRLAKLPLSRIKALMKADPDVSLASQESVFVIAKATTVTVISLTVILLGSVEGNGVQMQRDVQCCMQYSQGKVRTKDVLRFEVQTEGPDCSIKAIILYTKKAVKCADPRDRKVKRLLRKLLQRQRTKAHRIMWLYPHGNLPVMSEDKKDGWDAFHVE, from the exons ATGTATTATTCACTAATCAGAACTAGGCACCTTTTTGACAACTCGCTTGTGTATAAGATAATGGCGTCAACTGTTGCAGTGTCTGTCGCCCCTACAGTGTCGGACCCAGAGCGGTGTGAAGGCGAGGAAGAGTTACGGGGGCTCGAGACTGAAGAAGAGAGTAACCAACATACTGGGCCCGTTGCAGCACCCTCCCAGAACCGTCTAGCGAAGTTACCGCTGTCCCGTATCAAGGCACTGATGAAAGCGGACCCAGACGTGTCCCTCGCTAGTCAAGAGTCTGTGTTTGTCATTGCTAAAGCCACA ACTGTGACTGTTATTTCTCTGACTGTCATTCTCCTGGGCTCGGTGGAAG gtAACGGGGTACAGATGCAGAGAGATGTTCAGTGCTGTATGCAGTACTCCCAGGGGAAAGTGCGCACCAAAGACGTGCTGAGGTTTGAGGTACAGACGGAGGGGCCAGACTGCAGTATAAAAGCCATCAT ACTGTACACCAAGAAGGCGGTGAAGTGTGCTGACCCCAGAGACCGAAAGGTCAAGAGGTTACTGAGGAAGTTGCTCCAGAGGCAGAGGACCAAAGCACATAGGATCATGTGGCTCTACCCTCATGGCAACCTGCCAGTCATGTCGGAG GACAAGAAGGATGGGTGGGATGCCTTCCATGTGGAATGA